The sequence GCTGCTTTTTCTCTAGGCCTCGGCGACGCCGTTAAAGATGACGTCTACGACCTCCTCGACGATAATAACGCAGAAGTACGCGCTGCGGCGCTGTATGTTGTAGGGTGCTCGGATTATGAAGATATAGAACAACGTATCGAAGAAAGACTCGACGATAACGACTATCATGTTGCCATCACAGCAGCATGGGCTCTTGTACGTAATGGTATAGCTACTGCAGAAGAACTTTTCCCGCGATGGCTTTCTCATGAAAACAGCGATGTCAGGCGTTTCGCTGCAGCAGTGTTGGCGACGACAGGAAAATACGGCGTTGCTCTTGCCTATGACGTCGCTGTTAACAGCGAAGATATATACGTCCGTGCCAATAGCGCTTATGCCTTGATAGGCCAGCGTGAGCATGTCGATGTCGCTTGCGAAGCACTATACGTCCTTCTTGATGAAGAGTATGATAAAATTATGTGGGAAGGATATGGGATCTTCAAGACCTTGATGCCTAGCGATGTCGCCTATGACGAACGTATCCCTAACTACCCAGAAGTCGTCAACCAGATGACACGCCTCGATGTCCTAAAAAGCATCGCGATGTTCGACGGCGATAAAGCACAAACCATCGTCCAGAGATACCTTAAAGAACATTTCTGGGGGATAACGGGGTTCGCAGCGTTAACGCTGCTAGAAGAAGGCAATGACGAAGCTATCGATGCCGTACGCCTTGCTCTCAACGACGATGACGAAGCGATACGCGCACAGGCGGCGCTAGTAATGGCGTTGTGGGGCAAAGACCCTTCGGTAATATCAGTCCTTCACGAAGCATATCATGATGCTGATAGAGAGCTAAAGATTATTATACTAGAAGCTCTAGGATCTTTGGGCGATAAACAGTCGGTGCCTTTCCTTGTAGAAGCTCTCGACACACCATTCCAGTCGATGCGTATCGTCGCAGCATCGGCATTAATACAATGCGGAAACCATTAATCAATTATCAATGATCAATTATCAATTATCAATAAAGAGTTTATTATTATGACAGAAAAAAAAGGTTCTATATATTTTGTTAGCCTAGGATGCCCGAGAAACCTCGTAGATACAGAGGTTATGCTTGGCATCGTTATGGCCGAAGGCTATGACATCGCCACTACTATCGACGGCGCCGACTATATCGTTGTAAACACGTGTGGTTTCCTCGAAGAGGCTCGTCAGGAGGCAATATCTACGATACAGGAGATGTGCGACGAAAAGAAGGCTACGGCGAAGGTCGTCGTTACGGGGTGTATGGTACAGAACCATGGGGATACCATCAGAGAAGAATGCCCTGACGTCCATTATCTCGTAGGCTCCGGCGACACCGCAACAATCCTCGAAGCCCTCGAAGACAAAAATGTCGGAGAGACGGTTTCTTCTGCGAAGAGTTTCATACAACAAGGTGACACCCCACGGACGATATCGACGCCGCCACACTATGCATATCTCAAGATCGCCGAAGGGTGCCGAAAAAGATGTAGCTTCTGTATCATCCCCGACATCAAAGGGCCATTGAAAAGTAAGACGACACAACAAGTCGTCAAAGAGTTCAAGGGTTTTGTCGAAGACGGCGTCAAAGAAATAATACTTATAGCGCAAGACCTCGGAGATTTTGGTAAAGATACCGGAGAGACGCTTGCAGGGCTGCTTAAAGAGCTTTGTGCCGTCCCTGGAGACTACTGGATACGCCTTCTGTATCTGTATCCCGACGAGATAACCGACGAAGTCATCGACATAATAAAAGAAGACGACAGGATATGCCCATACCTCGATATGCCTATACAGCATATCAACAACACGATACTTAGTACGATGAGGCGTGCTACGACGAAAGAAGATATCATAGATATAATAACAAAGCTTAGAAAAACGCTCCCTGATATCGTTATAAGGACGAGTCTTATGGTAGGATTCCCCGGAGAAAATGACGAACAGTTTCAGGAACTCCTCGACTTCGTCAAAAAATATAAGCTCGACAACATCGGCGTATTCATATATTCTCCTGAAAAGGGTAGCACCGCAGAAACACTTCCAGGACAGGTCCACGACGACGTAAAAGAAAAGCGCTACAACGTCCTTATGGCAGCACAGCAGAAGATATCATACGGAAAAAATCGCGCTATGATAGGAAAGAAGATACGCGTTATTGTCGATGGATACCACCCAGAGACAGAGCTTCTACTTTCGGCGCGGACACAAGGGCAATGTCCCGACATCGATGGTACCGTCATCGTTAATGATTATACCCTCGTAGATACTATAGGGGAGTTCTACACCGCAGAAATTACCGACGCCGCCGACTACGACCTCATCGCTAAGATCATTGATAATTGATCAATGCTTAATGAGTTCGGAATAGGATTTTTCATCACAGAGCCACAGAGCCACAGAGCCACAGAGAACACAGAGAGGA is a genomic window of Waddliaceae bacterium containing:
- a CDS encoding HEAT repeat domain-containing protein → MARWHRFFLASFVVVSTLCGSDAQEDIEKVRAHIVIGDVPAAIREAREGVKRFPDDEDTYAAFVGALALEASDKEIVAAWKDYSTIFPEGVLRDAVLEDMAWGIVRNGSNASSVVARLSSMVGAVSSNDIRAVNILIKNMRGANSFLRGVAVKLAPYLRDSALKEELLSLLDNERDWYVRLAVIESLGEMHVAEITEKLESLLDDERTMAEIKIQSIEALGVLVEDNAVEEIRSLAQSDRAILRTIACRAAFSLGLGDAVKDDVYDLLDDNNAEVRAAALYVVGCSDYEDIEQRIEERLDDNDYHVAITAAWALVRNGIATAEELFPRWLSHENSDVRRFAAAVLATTGKYGVALAYDVAVNSEDIYVRANSAYALIGQREHVDVACEALYVLLDEEYDKIMWEGYGIFKTLMPSDVAYDERIPNYPEVVNQMTRLDVLKSIAMFDGDKAQTIVQRYLKEHFWGITGFAALTLLEEGNDEAIDAVRLALNDDDEAIRAQAALVMALWGKDPSVISVLHEAYHDADRELKIIILEALGSLGDKQSVPFLVEALDTPFQSMRIVAASALIQCGNH
- the rimO gene encoding 30S ribosomal protein S12 methylthiotransferase RimO codes for the protein MTEKKGSIYFVSLGCPRNLVDTEVMLGIVMAEGYDIATTIDGADYIVVNTCGFLEEARQEAISTIQEMCDEKKATAKVVVTGCMVQNHGDTIREECPDVHYLVGSGDTATILEALEDKNVGETVSSAKSFIQQGDTPRTISTPPHYAYLKIAEGCRKRCSFCIIPDIKGPLKSKTTQQVVKEFKGFVEDGVKEIILIAQDLGDFGKDTGETLAGLLKELCAVPGDYWIRLLYLYPDEITDEVIDIIKEDDRICPYLDMPIQHINNTILSTMRRATTKEDIIDIITKLRKTLPDIVIRTSLMVGFPGENDEQFQELLDFVKKYKLDNIGVFIYSPEKGSTAETLPGQVHDDVKEKRYNVLMAAQQKISYGKNRAMIGKKIRVIVDGYHPETELLLSARTQGQCPDIDGTVIVNDYTLVDTIGEFYTAEITDAADYDLIAKIIDN